In Plasmodium reichenowi strain SY57 chromosome 5, whole genome shotgun sequence, the following proteins share a genomic window:
- a CDS encoding stripes inner membrane complex protein, putative: MSKNYSESQSLTENNSDKKSKIDDDLSSNEDSNLSSNKLNKKSIYSKKSNVQQLLARIAQEIDERKPNNVIHFMVDFLCKHYPEHLHGFEAIWNGDPDLEQERLLVVEFFKYQKLPVEISVHFINAGFDTVDTLCTLSNNSLDDVEKFNNTRWLPGHKVRLQQTFNDITNRVRIFKEERNALIKCLKREFVNHSPNMINSVIVPKTIKPVMVPVLPTVGTPVNVSARPNNYLSVGKTLPPHIYRRS; the protein is encoded by the exons ATGTCAAAAAATTATAGTGAATCCCAATCTCTTACGGAGAATAATTCCGATAAGAAATCAAAAATAGATGATGATTTATCATCAAATGAAGACAGTAATTTAAGttcaaataaattaaataaaaaaagcATTTATAGCAAAAAATCAAACGTTCAGCAATTGTTAGCAAGAATAGCACAA gAAATAGATGAAAGAAAACCAAACAATGTAATACATTTTATGGTAGATTTTTTGTGTAAACATTACCCTGAACATTTACACGGTTTCGAGGCAATATGGAATGGAG ATCCTGATTTGGAACAAGAAAGGCTATTAGTTGTAGAATTCTTTAAGTATCAAAAACTACCTGTAGAGATATCCGTACATTTCATTAATGCTGGATTTGACACAGTAGACACATTATGTACATTATCTAATAACTCTCTTGATGATGtagaaaaatttaataatactAGATGGCTACCTGGTCATAAAGTCCGATTACAACAAACCTTTAATGATATTACAAACCGTGTACGAATATTCAAAGAAGAACGAAATGctttaataaaatgtttGAAAAGAGAATTTGTAAATCACTCTCCAAACATGATCAATTCAGTTATAGTACCAAAAACTATAAAACCAGTTATGGTACCAGTTTTACCTACTGTTGGAACACCAGTTAATGTTTCTGCTAGAccaaataattatttaagtGTAGGAAAAACATTACCTCCTCATATTTATAGAAGATCATGA
- a CDS encoding hypothetical protein (conserved Plasmodium protein, unknown function), whose amino-acid sequence MYIGELSNEIDNKFDLKNDSKFGGEPIWIHDKEPTNLNLKCSICKKDLTFLFQLSTSYDEYIRVLYMFCCMNSSKCNMNKNNWVCIKGKQKLVYELTNNSIQKNNNMDESKNMEKKNNGNLIYDNNYKGNSTFSIFSNENIKKEDSILENLNSREEKLIDWNSLFSKKNTDNKKSSSSLFSHSLNEGLNYVKEKYKNDHNTNQYNNTNVNNECFNKHINCDAIKSNNGHNNKKGLDKCNDITLETLKSNNCNNYHLPCYYISLIEDDEECGKDYLYEKAKKMYEMYENNKNNMEDDDCLYKENENDNDDVNTGNNNEEGFENDLNGCVKFYSYLSKNYNQILRYSYNGKFLYMFKSTKTNIKQKNMICSHCKHKLVFELQLFSTFIYQIEKKLEQKKNHFLKKFINNFNVGNIIIFTCEQDCVSIDDMYSYEHIELEIF is encoded by the coding sequence atgtatatagGAGAATTATCAAACGAAATAGATAACAAATTTGACTTGAAGAATGATTCCAAATTTGGAGGTGAACCCATCTGGATACATGATAAAGAACCAACAAATTTAAATTTGAAATGTTCTATATGTAAAAAGGATttaacttttttatttcaatTATCAACATCTtatgatgaatatattaGAGTACTATATATGTTTTGTTGTATGAATAGTAGTAAGTgtaatatgaataaaaataattggGTTTGTATAAAGGGCAAACAAAAATTAGTTTATGAGTTAACAAATAATAGcatacaaaaaaataataatatggacGAATCcaaaaatatggaaaaaaagaacaatggtaatttaatatatgataataattataaaggAAATAGTACcttttctattttttctaatgaaaatattaaaaaagaagattCTATTTTAGAAAACCTAAATTCGAGAGAAGAAAAACTAATTGATTGGAATTCcttattttcaaaaaaaaacactgataataaaaaatcaaGTAGTTCTCTTTTTAGTCATTCTTTAAATGAAGGCTTAAATTATGTtaaggaaaaatataaaaatgatcaTAATACAAATCAATACAACAATAcaaatgtaaataatgaatgttttaataaacatataaattgtGATGCAATAAAATCAAATAATGGACATAACAATAAGAAAGGATTAGATAAATGTAATGATATAACTCTTGAAACtttaaaaagtaataattgtaataattatcaCTTACCTTGCTACtatatatctttaatagaagatgatgaagaaTGTGGAAAagattatttatatgaaaaagcaaaaaaaatgtatgaaatgtatgaaaataataaaaataatatggaaGATGATGActgtttatataaagaaaatgaaaatgataatgatgatgtGAATACaggtaataataatgaagaagGTTTTGAAAATGATTTGAATGGATGCGtaaaattttattcatatttaagtaaaaattataatcaAATCTTAAGATATTCTTACAATggaaaatttttatatatgtttaaatCTACAAAAACcaatataaaacaaaagaaTATGATTTGTTCACATTGTAAGCATAAATTAGTATTCGAGTTGCAATTATTTTctacatttatttatcagattgaaaaaaaacttgaacaaaaaaagaatcactttttaaaaaaatttataaataattttaatgtaggtaatattataatatttactTGTGAACAAGATTGTGTTAGTATTGATGATATGTATTCATATGAGCATATCGAACTagaaattttttaa
- a CDS encoding topoisomerase I, giving the protein MQSMEINDNNSIKNESTSDDDILINKIKQNFGNNKSCNSRSSKNDSIKNQKSNSELGIKKNTKKSLGIKKEEEKKKQISKRKSNELKEKNNLKEGKKKYVEKKSSTVKDETKLTNVIKKETQNNKKPKKLLKKSEENFEPINRWWEKIDDQTDIQWNYLEHRGLIFSPPYVQHHVPIFYKSIKIELNAKSEELATYWCSAIGSDYCTKEKFILNFFKTFINSLENDNIIKQENETKLKKGDISNFKFIDFMPIKDHLLKLREEKLNKTKEEKEEEKKMRMEKELPYTYALVDWIREKISSNKAEPPGLFRGRGEHPKQGLLKKRIFPEDVVINISKDAPVPRLYDNMCGHNWGDIYHDNKVTWLAYYKDSINDQIKYTFLSAQSKFKGYKDLMKYENARKLKSCVHKIREDYKNKMKNKNIIDKQLGTAVYLIDFLALRVGGEKDIDEEADTVGCCSLRVEHISFAHDIPFKSVDSKEQKTNDEKGNKIPLPINLESISSEDCYITLDFLGKDSIRYFNTVKIDKQAYINIIIFCKNKNRDEGVFDQITCSKLNEYLKEIMPTLSAKVFRTYNASITLDQQLKRIKEVYGKTTYSLYSGETELHKSKKRKSSHLTSDTNVLSDASDSTINDVNNEYDENGINKKPSYATTVGKENDVDDKNSPIEVDVSNINELINFYNNANREVAILCNHQRSIPKQHDTTMSKIKKQIELYNEDIKEYKKYLQHLKKNSDKKFIFVSKVSTLDGTLRPNKVKENMKEESCKKKLITLIKKVELLNNQMKVRDDNKTIALGTSKINYMDPRITVAFCKKFEIPIEKVFNRSLRLKFPWAMFATKNFTF; this is encoded by the coding sequence atgcaATCAATggaaataaatgataataacaGTATCAAGAATGAAAGTACATCtgatgatgatatattaattaataaaattaaacaaaacttcggtaataataaatcatgTAATTCTAGATCTTCCAAAAATGATTCTATAAAAAACCAAAAGAGCAATTCTGAACTTGGTATAAAAAAGAACACAAAGAAATCATTaggtataaaaaaagaggaagaaaaaaaaaaacaaataagcaaaagaaaaagtaatgaactaaaagaaaaaaataatttgaaagagggaaaaaagaaatatgtGGAAAAAAAATCTAGTACAGTAAAAGATGAAACAAAGTTAACgaatgttataaaaaaagaaactcaaaataataagaaacCTAAAAAATTACTTAAAAAATCAGAAGAAAATTTTGAACCAATAAATAGATGGTGGGAAAAAATAGATGATCAAACAGATATACAATGGAATTATTTAGAACATCGAGGCTTAATATTTTCCCCTCCATACGTTCAACATCATGTAccaattttttataaaagtataaaaaTTGAATTAAATGCAAAATCAGAAGAATTAGCTACCTATTGGTGTAGTGCAATTGGTAGTGATTATTGTACAAAAGAAAagtttatattaaatttttttaaaacatttataaatagtttagaaaatgataatattataaaacaaGAGAATGAAAcgaaattaaaaaaaggagATATATCTAATTTTAAGTTTATTGATTTTATGCCAATCAAAGatcatttattaaaattaagaGAAGAAAAgttaaataaaacaaaagaagaaaaagaagaggaaaaaaaaatgagaaTGGAAAAAGAATTACCATATACATATGCGTTAGTTGATTGGATTCGTGAAAAGATATCAAGTAATAAAGCAGAACCCCCTGGATTATTTAGAGGAAGAGGAGAACATCCAAAACAAggtttattaaaaaaaagaatttttcCAGAAGATGTTGTAATTAATATTAGTAAAGATGCACCTGTACCACgattatatgataatatgtGTGGACATAATTGGGGTGATATATATCATGATAATAAAGTAACATGGTTAGCTTATTATAAAGATAGTATAAATgatcaaataaaatatacttttttatCTGCTCAATCAAAATTTAAAGGATATAAAGATCTTATGAAATATGAAAATGCTCGAAAATTAAAATCATGTGTTCATAAAATTAGGGAagattataaaaataaaatgaaaaataaaaatattattgatAAACAATTAGGAACAGCTGTTTATTTAATAGATTTTCTAGCATTAAGAGTAGGAGGAGAAAAAGATATCGATGAAGAAGCAGATACTGTAGGTTGTTGTAGTTTAAGAGTAGAACATATTAGTTTTGCACACGATATACCTTTTAAAAGTGTAGATTcaaaagaacaaaaaacaaatgatgaaaaaggaaataaaatacCTTTACCAATAAATTTAGAAAGTATTTCATCAGAAGATTGTTATATAACTTTAGATTTTTTAGGAAAAGATAGTATACGATATTTTAATACAGTCAAAATAGATAAACAAgcatatattaatataataatattttgtaaaaataaaaatagagATGAAGGAGTTTTTGATCAAATAACTTGTtcaaaattaaatgaatatcTAAAAGAAATTATGCCTACTTTATCAGCTAAAGTGTTTCGTACATATAATGCTTCAATTACATTAGATCAacaattaaaaagaataaaagAAGTTTATGGAAAAACAacatattcattatattctGGTGAAACAGAATTACACAAATcgaaaaaaagaaaatctAGCCATTTAACTTCAGATACAAATGTATTAAGTGATGCAAGTGATTCTACTATTAATGATGTAAATAACGAGTATGATGAAAATggaataaataaaaaaccATCATATGCTACTACTGtaggaaaagaaaatgatgTCGATGATAAAAACTCACCAATAGAAGTTGACGtttcaaatataaatgaacttattaatttttacaATAATGCAAATAGAGAAGTAGCCATATTATGTAACCATCAAAGAAGTATTCCAAAACAACATGATACAACTATgtcaaaaataaaaaaacaaattgaattatataatgaagatataaaagaatataaaaaatatttgcaacatttaaaaaaaaatagtgataaaaaatttatctTTGTTTCGAAAGTTTCTACTTTAGATGGAACTTTAAGACCAAATAAAGTCaaagaaaatatgaaagaagaatcttgtaaaaaaaaactaattactcttataaaaaaagttgaattattaaataacCAAATGAAAGTAAgagatgataataaaactATTGCTTTAGGTACATCTAAAATTAACTATATGGATCCAAGAATAACTGTTGctttttgtaaaaaatttGAAATACCCATAGAAAAAGTATTTAATAGAAGTTTAAGACTTAAATTTCCTTGGGCCATGTTTGCTACAAAaaattttacattttaa
- a CDS encoding hypothetical protein (conserved Plasmodium protein, unknown function), with protein MLSLKNVKSNDEVSDIRNANDTFNKYNKSIIPMEHNIIVLPCECKTSIIKNTFLDISSPTKIPFCKINNTNVQNTTNVFSLRKNKKTLKCENILNQNKGNTKNDKEQNDNPITCHNNFKSFNSNCLDTYSIIGGTYKNTYFKNKMDNKYFTIEIERKYDIINEDKNPFDYYTYVAMKNQHRNYLALKNIPYIEKQIMNCRDLNSVYINKNIVIPEIQYKHNKKTKITKRDLIEYNCIKDNTNDFFNLNTEISNTLVKDNMISRIINENELKKNQSLSLIDDRKKSIARNISEKNNQIIYNSKQHFNIFDDIRPSIKKNIKKKKKNLGVCYLNLNNLSCQFLMTCDKT; from the coding sequence atgttatcattaaaaaatgtaaaatcAAATGATGAAGTAAGTGATATAAGAAATGCTAATGatacatttaataaatacaaCAAGAGCATAATTCCAATGGAACATAACATTATTGTATTACCTTGCGAATGTAAAACATctataattaaaaataccTTTTTAGACATATCAAGTCCCACGAAAATTCcattttgtaaaataaataatacaaatgtACAAAACACCACCAACGTTTTTTCTCtaagaaaaaacaaaaaaacattaaaatgcgaaaatatattaaatcaaaataaGGGAAATACTAAGAATGATAAGgaacaaaatgataatCCAATTACATGCCATAATAATTTCAAATCATTTAATTCCAACTGTTTAGATACTTACAGTATTATTGGAGGAACATAcaaaaatacatattttaaaaataaaatggataacaaatattttaCTATTGAAATTGAACgaaaatatgatattataaatgaagataaaaatCCATTTGATTATTACACGTATGTTGCAATGAAAAATCAACATAGAAACTATTTAgcattaaaaaatattccatatatagaaaaacaaattatGAATTGTCGTGATCTTAATTCtgtttatattaataaaaacattgTAATTCCAGAAATACAATACAAACATAAtaagaaaacaaaaattacCAAACGTGACTTAATTGAATATAATTGTATAAAGgataatacaaatgatttttttaatttgaaCACCGAAATTAGTAATACATTAGTTAAAGACAATATGATTTCACGcataataaatgaaaatgaactaaaaaaaaatcaatCATTATCTTTGATTGATGATCGTAAAAAGTCAATAGCAAGAAATATTAGTGAAAAAAACAATCAGATAATTTATAACTCAAAAcaacattttaatattttcgATGATATAAGGCCATCgattaaaaaaaacataaaaaaaaagaaaaaaaatttggGCGTATGctatttaaatttaaataacTTATCATGTCAATTTTTAATGACATGTGATAAGACATAA
- a CDS encoding hypothetical protein (conserved Plasmodium protein, unknown function), which translates to MVNVNEKNISEKKKPIIKKIENEEYITTSLVEDTTNSKEDINNDKNENEKSEQIKKNYENNPSLESSLGSDTDKSSKSFSTSGKHLPMALSFIYNFMVEHEFIETLEVFEKEYVKKFQDDINNLRKIEYENLFTQNELLRNDFLNHEKLTKEVQSSLEDANKKIQKIIKERDYYIMHHKRVLQEKETLNKEIHKQKNEIEKIQNSVDEIKMKYESAIKEKMLVLLEKEKKDAKIEGLNKYIERLKDILGSSKLDDSTLDISSIKAKESEASHNILKNDKNNLGKDNIKREDTPWPNNENADCAFIEENNERDNIFNLSITSLNIEKSFNAHNNAVLGLAYNDEVHLLATGGDDGLWKTWSSMNYELVMASQGHKKWIGDICFNNKGNILCTCSGDSKIKMWDLVKEKCVHTFKNSTGPIWSLSFHHQGDFFASASMDQTIRIFDINSLRQRQILRGHVDSVNSVNFHPYFRTLVSASVDKTISIWDMRSGLCENTFYGHHFPCNYSNFNKDANWIISCDSGGVVKIWDIRTNKCFINIDAGPACANKCPMDKNNKYLFIASEDHTIKIFNVVEKKFIRVLNHEFPIKNVILANNKIICSLSSGNICIWEEKTN; encoded by the exons ATGGTCAATGTTAATGAGAAAAACATTTCAGAAAAGAAGAAAccaataataaaaaaaatagaaaatgaagaatatattacaaCATCATTAGTAGAAGATACAACAAATAGCAAAGAAGACATCAATAATGATAAgaatgaaaatgaaaaaagtgaacaaattaaaaaaaattatgagAATAATCCAAGTTTAGAATCAAGTTTGGGATCGGATA CAGACAAAAGTTCAAAATCCTTTTCTACTAGTGGAAAACATTTGCCTATGGCTTTATCTTTCATATACAATTTTATGGTTGAACATGAATTTATTGAAACTCTTGAAGTATTCGAG AAGGAATATGTAAAGAAATTTCAAGACGATATTAATAATCTAAGAAAAATagaatatgaaaatttatttacaCAAAATGAGCTATTAAGAAATGATTTCTTAAATCACGAAAAACTTACAAAAGAAGTTCAAAGTTCTTTAGAAGATGCAAA taaaaaaattcagaaaattataaaagaaagagattattatattatgcATCATAAACGGGTTCTCCAAGAGAAGGAAACTTTAAATA AAGAAATACATAAAcagaaaaatgaaattgaaaaaattcaaaattCTGTtgatgaaataaaaatgaaatatgaA tctgctattaaagaaaaaatgttGGTTCTCCtggaaaaagaaaaaaaggatGCTAAAATAGAAGGATTAAATAAGTATATAGAGAGATTGAAAGATATCTTAGGAAGTAGTAAATTAGATGATTCAACACTTGATATTTCTTCAATAAAAGCAAAGGAAAGTGAAGCATCgcataatattttaaaaaatgataaaaataatttaggaaaagataatataaaaagagaAGATACACCTTGGCCTAACAATGAAAATGCCGATTGTGCATTtattgaagaaaataatgagagagataatatttttaatttatctaTTACATCCttaaatattgaaaaatcTTTTAATGCTCATAATAATGCTGTATTAGGTCTTGCATACAATGATGAAGTTCATTTATTAGCAACCGGAGGAGATGATGGTTTGTGGAAAACATGGAGTAGCATGAATTATGAATTAGTAATGGCTTCTCAGGGACATAAAAAATGGATTGGAgatatatgttttaataacaaggggaatattttatgtacaTGTAGTGGAGATtctaaaataaaaatgtggGATTTagtaaaagaaaaatgtgttcatacttttaaaaattcaACAGGGCCTATATGGAGCTTATCGTTTCATCATCAAG gTGATTTTTTTGCTTCTGCTTCAATGGATCAAACAATAAGAATATTCGATATAAATAGTTTAAGACAAAGACAAATTTTAAGAGGTCACGTTGATAGTGTTAATTCTGTAAATTTTCATCCATATTTTAGAACACTTGTTAGTGCATCTGTGGATAAAACT ATATCAATCTGGGATATGAGAAGTGGATTATGTGAAAATACTTTTTATGGGCATCATTTCCCATGTAACTATTCTAATTTCAACAAAGAC gCAAATTGGATAATTTCTTGTGATTCTGGTGGTGTTGTTAAAATATGGGACATACGAACaaataaatgttttattaatatagaTGCAG GACCAGCATGTGCAAATAAATGTCCCAtggataaaaataataaatatttatttatagcTTCAGAAGATCATACAATTAAAAT ATTTAATGTTGTGGAGAAAAAGTTTATTAGAGTATTAAATCATGAATTCCcaataaaa aaTGTTATACTTgcaaataataaaataatttgttCATTATCCAGTGgaaatatatgtatttgGGAGGAAAAAACAAACTAA
- a CDS encoding translationally-controlled tumor protein-like protein, whose protein sequence is MKVFKDVFTNDEVCSDSYVQQDPFEVPEFREIAFEVKSNKRIKGNEDYGIADNSEDAVDGMGADVEHVIDIVDSFQLTSTAFSKKEYSAYIKNYMQKVAKYLEEKKPDRVEIFKTKAQPFIKHILTNFDDFEFYMGESLDMEAGIIYSYYKGEEVTPRFVYISDGLFEEKY, encoded by the coding sequence ATGAAAGTATTTAAAGACGTTTTTACAAATGATGAAGTATGTTCCGATTCTTATGTTCAACAAGATCCATTTGAAGTACCAGAATTTAGAGAAATAGCTTTTGAAGtaaaatcaaataaaagaataaagGGAAATGAAGATTATGGTATTGCTGATAATAGCGAAGATGCTGTAGATGGTATGGGAGCAGATGTTGAACATGTTATTGATATTGTTGATTCCTTTCAATTGACCTCCACTGCTTTTagtaaaaaagaatatagtgcttatattaaaaattatatgcAAAAGGTTGCCAAATATTTAGAAGAGAAAAAACCAGATCGTGTTgaaatttttaaaactAAAGCCCAACCATTTATTAAACACATTTTAACAAACTTTGACGATTTTGAATTTTATATGGGAGAATCACTTGATATGGAAGCAggtattatttattcttattataaaGGAGAAGAAGTAACACCACgttttgtttatatatctGATGGACTTtttgaagaaaaatattaa
- a CDS encoding hypothetical protein (conserved Plasmodium protein, unknown function) — MNRIIYMIIIILALLNCKSYGKSKLKKGNKKGNKNVSLGGEFLGDITPMPNSVYNMHVDLNKNYELNNFVRNENEHINKILFLMYKEHNNTMKELEEIMNSRQNIIQHLIKEMEKLKDN, encoded by the exons ATGAAcagaattatttatatgattattataatattggCTTTATTAAATTGTAAAAGTTATGGTAAATCAAAATTGAAAAAAG gtaataaaaaaggaaataagAATGTATCCTTAGGTGGAGAATTTTTAGGTGATATTACACCTATGCCTAATTCTGTTTATAATATGCATGTtgatttaaataaaaattacgagttgaataattttgttcgtaatgaaaatgagcatataaataaaatattatttttaatgtataaagaacataataatactaTGAAGGAACTTGAAGAAATTATGAATTCAAGACAAAACATAATCCAACACTTAATTAAAGAAAtggaaaaattaaaagataattAA